A stretch of Lathyrus oleraceus cultivar Zhongwan6 chromosome 6, CAAS_Psat_ZW6_1.0, whole genome shotgun sequence DNA encodes these proteins:
- the LOC127097134 gene encoding CRIB domain-containing protein RIC10 produces the protein MATTFKGIRKSFKYITQIFVVKEREMEIGYPTDVKHVAHVGWDGPSGNGPSWMDDFKKVPDFSTSIGNLGEIRDSDPTAVTSLWSSLESQQSSSIYSGLSSVAGNPSIREKPKQKKLKSPSSSRSPSSSRRSRASKSKASFNEREAVPIALV, from the exons ATGGCAACCACGTTTAAAGGAATTCGCAAGAGTTTTAAGTACATTACTCAGATATTTG TTGTTAAGGAGAGGGAGATGGAAATTGGGTACCCGACAGATGTTAAACATGTGGCTCATGTTGGATGGGATGGTCCCTCAGGGAATGGACCTAGTTGG ATGGATGATTTTAAGAAAGTTCCTGATTTTTCAACATCAATTGGTAACTTGGGTGAAATTAGGGACTCGGATCCTACGGCTGTTACTTCGTTATGGTCCTCCCTAG AAAGTCAACAATCATCGAGCATATACAGTGGTCTCTCGTCTGTTGCAGGGAATCCTAGTATTCGAGAGAAGCCCAAGCAGAAAAAGCTTAAGTCGCCTTCCTCTTCCAGGTCACCATCTTCATCAAGACGATCAAGAGCGTCAAAGTCAAAGGCTTCGTTCAACGAGAGAGAAGCAGTGCCAATTGCTCTGGTGTAG